The proteins below are encoded in one region of Casimicrobium huifangae:
- a CDS encoding flavin reductase family protein, translated as MPHTSPHLDPLALRHAFASFATGVTVITTLDESGNPVGMTANSFGSVSLDPPLVQWSLRVNSGLHRAFVDAQTFCVSVLAADQEAIARRFASRVPDRFEGVELIEAANTPPLIRHALAHFVCRKVNDYRVGDHELFVGEVLRATTHDGQPLIFHNSKFVSLS; from the coding sequence ATGCCTCACACGTCCCCCCATCTCGATCCCCTTGCGCTGCGTCATGCTTTTGCGAGCTTTGCGACCGGCGTCACTGTCATCACTACGCTTGACGAATCCGGCAACCCGGTTGGCATGACCGCCAATTCGTTCGGCTCGGTCTCGCTCGACCCGCCGCTGGTGCAGTGGAGCCTGCGCGTCAACTCGGGCCTGCACCGCGCTTTTGTTGACGCCCAGACCTTCTGCGTCAGCGTGCTGGCTGCTGATCAGGAGGCCATCGCGCGACGCTTTGCCAGCCGGGTGCCGGACCGCTTTGAAGGTGTCGAGCTGATTGAGGCGGCCAACACGCCACCGCTGATCCGCCACGCATTGGCGCATTTCGTTTGCCGCAAGGTCAACGACTATCGCGTCGGTGACCACGAGCTGTTCGTCGGCGAGGTGCTACGGGCCACGACGCATGACGGTCAGCCGCTGATCTTTCACAACAGCAAGTTTGTCAGTCTGAGCTGA
- a CDS encoding ABC transporter substrate-binding protein: MSLAAGLASPHATAQIKIGAMVSATGPTSAIGIPQRNTVSLLPSSVAGQTIEYITLDDGGDTTRAVQNAKQLIQQHKVDAIIGPSTTPNALAILPIIAEAKVPLVSTVGSQAVVEPQDATKRWVFKTTQNDDLIAEALVSHMVRAKVKRVGYIGFNDPFGEGFLKLLPGLLTKNRIELVATEKYARTDQSVTGQALKLIAAKPDAVFVAAVGGPAVLPQATLRDQGYKGFIYQTHAIATQDFIKIGGAKVEGTVLAAGGMLVFDEMSDANPIKNVTARYIRAYEKVYGNRPATFGANTYDSGILLQYAIPDALKKGAPGTEAFRTALRDSLEAQKEIVGCQGIFNITPANHNGMDKRARDLITIKDGKFRLLGESKVAL; the protein is encoded by the coding sequence ATGTCGCTAGCTGCAGGGCTGGCATCGCCCCATGCGACCGCACAGATCAAGATTGGCGCCATGGTGTCGGCGACGGGGCCTACGTCCGCCATCGGCATCCCCCAGCGCAATACCGTCTCCCTGTTGCCCTCCAGCGTGGCGGGTCAGACCATCGAGTACATCACGCTTGATGATGGCGGCGACACGACGCGTGCAGTGCAGAACGCCAAGCAGTTGATCCAGCAGCACAAGGTTGACGCAATCATCGGCCCATCGACAACGCCCAACGCGCTCGCGATCCTGCCGATCATTGCTGAGGCCAAGGTGCCGCTGGTCAGTACCGTTGGCTCGCAGGCGGTGGTCGAGCCGCAGGATGCCACCAAGCGCTGGGTATTCAAAACAACGCAGAACGACGACCTGATTGCCGAGGCGCTGGTCTCGCACATGGTTCGCGCCAAGGTCAAGCGGGTCGGCTATATCGGCTTCAATGACCCGTTTGGCGAAGGCTTTCTGAAGCTACTGCCCGGTCTTTTGACCAAGAACAGGATCGAACTGGTCGCCACGGAGAAGTACGCGCGCACCGATCAGTCGGTCACTGGTCAGGCACTGAAATTGATCGCGGCCAAGCCAGATGCCGTATTCGTCGCGGCCGTCGGCGGGCCGGCCGTGCTGCCGCAGGCCACGCTGCGCGATCAGGGTTACAAGGGCTTCATCTATCAGACGCACGCCATTGCGACGCAGGATTTCATCAAGATCGGTGGTGCCAAGGTCGAGGGCACCGTGCTTGCTGCCGGCGGCATGCTGGTGTTCGACGAGATGAGCGACGCCAATCCGATCAAGAATGTCACCGCCCGCTACATCCGCGCCTATGAAAAGGTCTACGGTAATCGGCCCGCAACCTTCGGTGCCAATACTTACGACTCCGGCATCCTGCTGCAATACGCCATCCCCGACGCGCTGAAGAAGGGCGCGCCTGGCACGGAGGCATTCCGCACAGCGCTGCGCGACTCACTGGAAGCGCAAAAGGAAATCGTCGGCTGCCAAGGCATCTTCAACATTACGCCCGCCAATCACAATGGCATGGACAAGCGCGCCCGTGACCTGATCACCATCAAGGACGGCAAGTTCCGTCTGCTGGGCGAGAGCAAGGTCGCACTCTAG
- a CDS encoding aldo/keto reductase, with amino-acid sequence MKYNRLGQSNLRVSALCLGTMMFGDQTDAMESMRIVDFAREKGVNFIDTADVYSLGRSEEFTGSAIRGDRDWWVLATKVGNRMNTDASVPNQDRYSRKWLLRECDASLKRLGTDYIDIYYLHRDFEEDNLAEVVSGLGDLIRSGRIRYFGVSNFRAWRIAEVVAECKRQGVPLPAVCQPYYNLLNRLPEVEILPACGFHGLGVAPYSPIARGVLTGKYKPGDEPPADSRAARADRRFMQTEWRPESLVIAQKLEWHAKAKGFSLVQFATAWVLANRFVTSVITGPKSQAQFEPYFGALDYPWGEEDEEIVDSLVPKGHPSTPGYHDPAYPFVGR; translated from the coding sequence ATGAAGTACAACCGTCTCGGCCAGAGCAATCTTCGCGTATCGGCGCTTTGCCTTGGCACCATGATGTTTGGCGATCAGACCGATGCCATGGAGTCGATGCGCATCGTCGATTTCGCGCGCGAGAAGGGCGTCAATTTCATCGACACGGCCGATGTTTATTCGCTCGGACGCAGCGAGGAGTTCACCGGCAGTGCGATTCGTGGCGACCGCGACTGGTGGGTGCTCGCCACCAAGGTCGGCAACCGGATGAACACCGACGCCAGCGTGCCCAACCAGGATCGCTACTCGCGCAAATGGCTGCTGCGCGAGTGCGATGCCTCGCTCAAGCGGCTTGGTACCGATTACATCGATATCTACTACCTGCACCGCGACTTTGAAGAAGACAACCTCGCCGAAGTTGTTTCGGGTCTGGGTGACCTGATCCGCAGCGGCCGGATTCGCTACTTTGGTGTATCCAACTTCCGCGCCTGGCGCATCGCGGAAGTGGTGGCCGAGTGCAAGCGGCAGGGCGTTCCACTGCCTGCCGTTTGCCAGCCGTATTACAACCTGCTCAACCGTTTGCCGGAGGTGGAGATCCTGCCCGCCTGTGGCTTCCACGGCCTTGGCGTGGCGCCGTATAGCCCGATCGCCCGTGGTGTGCTCACCGGCAAGTACAAGCCGGGCGACGAGCCGCCCGCAGACAGTCGCGCCGCGCGCGCTGATCGCCGCTTCATGCAGACCGAGTGGCGGCCGGAATCGCTGGTGATTGCGCAAAAGCTGGAGTGGCACGCCAAGGCTAAAGGCTTCTCGCTGGTGCAGTTCGCCACCGCGTGGGTGCTGGCGAACCGTTTTGTCACCAGCGTGATCACCGGGCCCAAATCGCAGGCCCAGTTTGAGCCTTATTTCGGCGCACTGGATTACCCATGGGGTGAGGAGGACGAAGAAATCGTCGATTCACTGGTGCCGAAAGGGCATCCGTCAACCCCCGGCTACCATGATCCTGCGTATCCGTTTGTCGGACGCTAG
- a CDS encoding ParA family protein has product MFTILVANPKGGAGKTTIATNLAGYLAGKHQRVVILDMDRQRSSARWLARRPRGFPEIRGALPDTDPKIIRDYAPQWLIVDAPAGVHGAQLAELVKSADAVLVPVSTSTFDFEATADFLAELSALKPVRDGKRSLAIIGSKVDGRTVAAADLDAFLAPLSLDVLTHVRDSQLYVHAARDGLSIFDQPRSRAEEAWADWPPILHWLQSIVSGKAAK; this is encoded by the coding sequence ATGTTCACGATTCTTGTTGCCAATCCGAAGGGCGGCGCGGGGAAGACGACCATCGCGACCAATCTGGCGGGCTATCTCGCGGGCAAACATCAGCGCGTGGTGATCCTCGACATGGATCGGCAACGATCGTCGGCGCGCTGGCTGGCGCGACGACCGCGCGGGTTTCCGGAGATTCGCGGCGCGTTGCCGGACACCGACCCGAAAATCATTCGCGACTACGCGCCGCAGTGGCTGATCGTGGACGCGCCGGCTGGTGTTCACGGCGCCCAGCTTGCTGAGCTGGTGAAGTCGGCCGATGCGGTGCTGGTCCCGGTCTCAACATCGACGTTCGACTTTGAGGCAACGGCCGACTTTCTCGCCGAACTCTCGGCGCTGAAGCCCGTGCGTGACGGCAAACGCTCGCTGGCAATCATTGGCTCCAAGGTTGACGGACGCACGGTTGCGGCGGCCGATCTTGACGCCTTTCTCGCGCCACTTTCGCTGGATGTACTGACTCATGTTCGCGATTCGCAGCTGTACGTTCATGCTGCGCGGGACGGCCTGTCAATCTTCGATCAGCCGCGATCGCGAGCGGAAGAGGCCTGGGCAGATTGGCCGCCGATATTGCACTGGCTGCAGTCGATTGTTTCCGGCAAGGCAGCGAAGTAG
- a CDS encoding ParA family protein — protein MYTILVANPKGGAGKSTLATNVAGMLAQTKQRVVIMDLDKQQSATNWLARRPAMLPRIMSWTEDTDMEELRAFAPQWMVVDTHARLRRADRTYLLSRANFVLVPVNPSVFDIEATAKFLLKLHQDPNVQSGKVAIGLVGSRTDSRTRMAQELNSFFKRSGLPVVMFVPDSVVYPQCARDGVSIYDLPKARTEQQLDAWQPLVDWLRSQLTRMRAAEAAGAARPTVEPGVVQVA, from the coding sequence ATGTACACCATCCTCGTAGCCAATCCCAAAGGGGGCGCTGGCAAATCCACGCTGGCGACTAATGTGGCTGGAATGCTGGCGCAGACCAAGCAACGTGTGGTGATCATGGATCTCGACAAGCAGCAGTCGGCGACCAACTGGCTGGCGCGACGGCCGGCGATGCTGCCGCGCATCATGTCGTGGACCGAAGATACTGACATGGAAGAGTTACGCGCTTTCGCTCCGCAGTGGATGGTGGTCGACACCCACGCGCGGCTGCGTCGCGCCGACCGCACCTATCTGCTGTCGCGTGCCAACTTTGTGCTGGTGCCGGTGAACCCTTCGGTTTTCGATATCGAAGCGACGGCCAAGTTTCTGCTCAAACTGCACCAGGACCCGAACGTGCAGTCCGGCAAGGTCGCCATCGGCCTGGTCGGCAGTCGTACGGACTCCCGCACGCGGATGGCACAGGAACTGAACAGCTTCTTCAAGCGCAGCGGTTTGCCGGTAGTGATGTTCGTGCCGGACAGCGTGGTGTATCCGCAATGCGCGCGGGACGGCGTGTCAATCTACGATTTGCCCAAGGCGCGCACCGAACAGCAGCTTGACGCCTGGCAGCCGCTGGTGGACTGGCTGCGGTCGCAGCTGACCCGCATGCGCGCAGCCGAGGCAGCCGGCGCCGCCAGGCCCACGGTGGAGCCCGGCGTCGTTCAGGTCGCGTAA
- a CDS encoding Bug family tripartite tricarboxylate transporter substrate binding protein encodes MKTPFLRVALTALAIAPAAVFAQGTFPDKPINYIIPFVPGGESDIAARLQGKVASKLTGKDFVVQNKAGAGGALAWGQLNSLPGDGYTVVGSNLPHIILQPLEGQVQYKTDDIVNVFFFHYTPDALVVAADSPYKTFADLAAAAKASPGKLTIAGSGTNSANHMAFQRLEVQGKLKMTYVPFKGTGDLTTALLGKHVDAAMTYPTFAVSNKEKTRVLAVATPNRLPQFPNTPTFRELGFDWVDGAYRGIAVPKSTSEAVRKQISDLFLKINSDPEHRKQMQDGGYEQIDITYDQVGDFMKKRAAETMPLARQMGLLK; translated from the coding sequence GTGAAGACACCGTTCTTGCGAGTGGCGCTGACCGCGCTCGCCATTGCGCCCGCCGCCGTATTCGCCCAGGGCACGTTCCCGGACAAGCCGATCAACTACATCATCCCCTTCGTCCCCGGTGGCGAGAGCGACATCGCGGCACGCCTGCAGGGCAAGGTCGCGTCCAAGCTCACCGGCAAGGATTTCGTGGTGCAGAACAAGGCCGGGGCCGGCGGCGCGCTGGCCTGGGGGCAATTGAACAGCCTGCCCGGCGATGGCTACACCGTCGTCGGCAGCAACCTGCCCCACATCATCCTGCAGCCCCTTGAAGGCCAGGTGCAGTACAAGACCGACGACATCGTCAACGTGTTCTTCTTTCATTACACACCGGATGCACTGGTGGTCGCCGCCGATTCGCCGTACAAGACTTTCGCCGATCTTGCAGCGGCGGCCAAGGCCAGTCCAGGCAAGCTCACCATTGCTGGTAGCGGTACCAACTCGGCCAACCACATGGCGTTCCAGCGCCTCGAAGTGCAGGGCAAACTCAAGATGACCTACGTGCCGTTCAAGGGCACTGGCGACCTCACGACCGCCCTGCTCGGCAAACACGTCGATGCGGCGATGACCTATCCGACCTTTGCCGTATCCAACAAGGAAAAGACCCGCGTGCTTGCCGTGGCAACGCCAAACCGGTTGCCGCAGTTCCCCAATACGCCGACCTTCAGGGAATTGGGTTTCGATTGGGTGGATGGTGCCTATCGCGGCATTGCGGTGCCGAAGTCAACGTCGGAGGCGGTGCGCAAACAGATTTCCGATCTCTTCCTGAAGATCAACAGCGACCCGGAGCATCGCAAGCAGATGCAGGATGGCGGCTACGAGCAGATTGACATCACCTACGACCAGGTCGGTGATTTCATGAAAAAGCGCGCCGCCGAGACGATGCCGCTGGCCAGGCAGATGGGACTGCTCAAATAG